In Oryza sativa Japonica Group chromosome 8, ASM3414082v1, the sequence AGAGCATTTGTTTGGTAGCTACATCTAGAAATCCATTTACTCTCATCACGCATTCATCAAAACTACCTCTACAATTTTTGTCAGACCAGTTACTAACCAAATGAAGTAATTATGTTTATAGAGAAGTATACATAATTTGCAAAGTGACAAGAAGTTTACTCCAGGACTGTCCATTGAGCAATTCTGCCTTGGAAACTACAGGGCACCAGGGGTACTTCAAATAGATAAAGACATTGACATGTCGGAAGCAATGGGAAATTACCAAAAATGCTTACCGGAAATAATACACACTTGCACAGTGGACAGTAGTGGAACACAAACTAGAGACGGTAAATAGTAGTTGAGGTGTACCCAAATAGTAGTTGAGATGCATCCAATGCTATTGTCAAGTCGAAAGAAATAAATGAATGGAAACTTGCACTGTGCCAGATCTGGAGGTTCTCTCAATCCTGGTGGTCCTATTGGACTAGTAGCATTCGTTCTGAGAAATACATTCTCCCAAGTCCCAAGAAAGTATTCATAATAGATGTATTAAACTGATCATACATAGAACAGTTTGTAACGCTCTGACAAAAGCTATTATATTCTTTTATGGTGTTCTTTCCCTCCAAATGCTATTTGATTTCTTCAGGTGACAGGGAAGGAGATCTTTCAAGTTCTGAAAGAAAAGCATGGTGATGGGTTCGAAAGTTTCGTGGAAGAAAAGGTCTGTACTTTGGCAGGGGACATAATCTATGAGAACTTGGGACTAGATTCTGCCAAATTGACAGAATTGTCGAACGAAATCGACATCATCGTCAATGGTGCTGCGACTACAAATTTTTATGAAAGGTTTGGGAACTTTTCTGGTCAGAGATTAATAGTGTAAATTGGTCAACATGATTTATCAGCGTCTGACGATTTTGCAGATATGATGTGGCTTTTGACTCGAATGTCTTGGGAGCTAAGAACATCTGTGAATTTGCGAAGAAGTGTACAAAACTGAAGATGCTGCTTCATGTTTCGACTGGTAGTAAAAAACAGCACTTGCTTAATATATTTGGCATATGTGCTTCATTGTGAATTCTGATGATATAATGACTTGAACAGCCTATGTCGCTGGAGAACAAGAGGGACTGATACTAGAGAAACCATTCTTGATGGGTCAAGCACTAAGGGAAGGCAGGCATTTGGATATCACATCCGAGCTAAACCTGATCAAGGAGACCAGGAGAGAGATGAAAGCTAGTAACCGTTGTTCAGAGAAGACTGAGAAGAGAACAATGAAGGAGCTTGGGCTCAAGAGGTCAGCCACAAATCAATCTTGAGCCAATCAATCAAACAAAATATTAGTTCACCTAAGAAGCTCCTTAATCTTTTCTAAATCCCTTAATTTTTTCTTTACAGTAAAGTATAATTTATTAGAAAAAGTTAACGGCTAAACCTCAGCGTATCTTCAAAACTGACAAAGTTACTGCATTTTTTTACTTGGATGCACAACTGAATGAAGGGCTAAGCATTTTGGATGGCCAAACACCTACGTTTTCACCAAGGCAATGGGGGAGATGCTGCTGGGGCACCTCCGCGGGGACCTTCCGGTGGTGATCATCCGGCCGAGCATCATAACCAGCATCCTCAAGGAGCCATTGCCCGGATGGATGGAAGGAATCAGGTGAGTGAGACGCATATACAAAAACTAAATCAACTAGTACTTGTCGCTAGCTCTTTCTTGGCCAGCTGATCGAATGGATCACTGAACATTTTCGCCTCGATCTTTTGCAGGACGATCGACTCGGTGATCATAGGTTACGCCAAGCAGACACTGTCCTTCTTCCTCGTCGACCTCAACCTCATAATGGACGTGGTGAGTAAGGCCTTGTTGTTCTTTTGGGCTTTCTTCTAAAAAATTACTCCTACATGTTATGGAAATTACCTCATAATGGAAATtatttgttactccctccatattttaatgtatgacgccgttgactttttatccaatatttgaccattcgtcttattcaaaaaatttatgtaactatcatttattttattatgacttgatttatcatcaaatattctttaagcatgacataaatattctcatatttgcacaaaaaatttgaataaaatgaatgatcaaacgttggtcaaaaagtcaacgacgtcatacattaaaatacggagggagtatctagaaataaataaattaaggcCTTGATTGGTTGGTATGGGATTAGAGGGGATTAAGCGAGAATATAATTACACGTCACAGTAGACATGGAATAAATCCGACCTATCCCTTTCTCACAAGGATTAACCAAACGGGTTCATAGAGAGGTTCTATATCTAGGAAATCATAAAATTTTGGGGTACTGATATTAGCGAAATCttggaattttggatattttgggcaaaaatggttaaaaaaattgaacagattttggttaaatttaaatgaattttacttaatccaaaaaaaatgtattttttgaCTCAAATAACTTCCTGTCGCTGGATCGAAATACCCGAAATTAACGAAATTGCAAACCAAAATATTAAGCCCTTTAGTGACAACCAACATTAATTAATTCAACAGTCTGAAATGATTAACCTCCATCGAGGTTAGCAATGGCGCTGTATACTGACTGTGCCTGGGACATGCAGATACCGGGGGACATGGTGGTGAACGCGATGATGGTGGCAATGGCGGCGCACTCCGGGGAACAGGCGCAGACCATCTACCACGTGACGTCGTCGCTGAGCAACCCGGCGCCGTACGCGGTGCTGTCGGACGCCGGCCACCGCTACTTCTTCGCcaacccgccgccgcgcgcggggaAGAACGGGCGGCTGCGCAGGATGCGCTTCTTCAGCACGGTGGCCAGCTTCCGCGCCCACATGGCCATCAACTACAAGCTTCCCCTCGAGGTCAGTTTGCTTTTTGTTGATTTAATTTCTTGCTTTGAATGGTTTGATAGAAACCATATATAACTTCTCTGTCGTAGGACTCGTGCATCTATCTACACACACCAGATGTAACTGGAGATTTCGTTAATTAACACTAAAAAAATGCTTTATCTAGTAAAATGCTCCAAATAAATATGTTTCCCATTACTTTCCTCCAGGCtaataatacttatcgttttataTAAGGATGAGGTCAAACTTTATAATCTttgattataaattatttttaaaatatttgtctttcaaatataaTGACTACATGTATAGGTTAGTCttaaaaaagtactttaataaaatcatatatttattaacacttttatatatattataatggaaaataatggtcaaaattgtttttttaagaccgtgcccttgtcaaaaacgacaagtattattaaCCCGAAGAGAGTAATTCATTGTTTTATTCAGAAAAATGCAAATCTCAGTGAAGATTATCGGTTATTATTAGTCCGAGGGTATCTATATATCTGAGCAATGCAAGTAAATAATTCAGCTGACGGATATTCTTTGATTCGAATTTATTTATACAAATTGCTATTTAACAGATTTTAGTCGTCGCTGAAaaaaattctttttcttttcaattatttaaAGTGGAAGTGTTATGCAATATAATATAATGTGTAGCTACTTCTGTTCATTTTCACTACAATCTTGTTAATATATGtagttttaatttaattttatctaAGTTTGGATATTCTTATGTAAGTAGAGCTAAATTAATGATCAGCCTAATGAAAGCGATGAAGTTTACATTGTGAATGACGGATGTTATTGTAAGAGAGTTACATTTTTATCCGAGAGATGatgaaaataactgaaattttcTCCTGAAAACTAGACAGCCCCTACAAATAAATCAACCAGTTTGCCCCTGCTTAATTTTTAGCCATTTTTTTCCTGAAATTTTATTACAGAGGATTACCAAATTAAGCAAGTGGCATACACCGATTCATTTGTGAAACGTGATGGTGTGCAGATCCTTCGGCTGGTGAACATTGCGCTCTGTGGCATGTTCTCCCGGCGCTACGACGAGCTGAGCAGGAAGTACAAGTTCGTCATGCATCTCGTCGAGCTCTACGCGCCCTACACCTTGTTCAAAGGCTGGTAAGCACCCAAGCACACACTCGCTCTTCCTAAGCAAGCTAGCATGTATGTCAAAttgctactccctctattttttaatagctGACATcattaatttctaaaatatatttgatcatttgttttattaaaaaaattgtgtttCTAATATATCGACGTGTAATCTTTTTGCGAGCtcgtgaaaaaaattaaaaaatttgtgtgattattatttattttattatgagttgttttatcattaaattaGTACATTaaacatgatttatatcttgCATACTTgcgtaaaatttttaaataagatgaacgatcaAACGTGTGTCCAAACTCTGTTCAAACTCTGTAAAAATGGAGGCAGTATATGGTAACATTGAACCTTTTCATCAAACTCTGTTCAACTATATTTATTCTATTAGTTAGTTATAAGTAATAAGTGAAAAGTGTATACTGGCTGTCTTCAGAAGGACCTTGGGTGTGACTAGTATGTTTGATTATTTGTACAAATATTTCTAGAAAGTTGAAcactcaaataaatttaaaagttaATGGCGTGATATATTTAAGACCGGAGTACTAGTTAACGGCCAATAATTTGCTCCCTCATAATATATTATGGCAATATGTAGCTTCGACGACATCAACACGGAGAAGCTAAGGATTACGATGAGGAAGCAGGAGGACAAAAACGATGGAGGATATTGTTTTGATTTTGACCCCAAGTCGATTGATTGGGATGAGTATTTCTACAAGGTCCACATCCCCGGTGTAGTCAAGTATCTGTGTGATTGAGCTAATCAAGTGTCTGTTACTTGTCTCGTCTTAAATAGTACTCCGTCCGTTTCACCAAAGA encodes:
- the LOC9267826 gene encoding fatty acyl-CoA reductase 1 — its product is MISQMDSGNVVAFFRGRSILITGSTGFLGKVLVEKILRVQPDVKKLYLLVRANDVESATRRVQDEVTGKEIFQVLKEKHGDGFESFVEEKVCTLAGDIIYENLGLDSAKLTELSNEIDIIVNGAATTNFYERYDVAFDSNVLGAKNICEFAKKCTKLKMLLHVSTAYVAGEQEGLILEKPFLMGQALREGRHLDITSELNLIKETRREMKASNRCSEKTEKRTMKELGLKRAKHFGWPNTYVFTKAMGEMLLGHLRGDLPVVIIRPSIITSILKEPLPGWMEGIRTIDSVIIGYAKQTLSFFLVDLNLIMDVIPGDMVVNAMMVAMAAHSGEQAQTIYHVTSSLSNPAPYAVLSDAGHRYFFANPPPRAGKNGRLRRMRFFSTVASFRAHMAINYKLPLEILRLVNIALCGMFSRRYDELSRKYKFVMHLVELYAPYTLFKGCFDDINTEKLRITMRKQEDKNDGGYCFDFDPKSIDWDEYFYKVHIPGVVKYLCD